A region of Osmerus eperlanus chromosome 9, fOsmEpe2.1, whole genome shotgun sequence DNA encodes the following proteins:
- the LOC134026249 gene encoding neuroblast differentiation-associated protein AHNAK-like isoform X1, whose product MKAPEVDVSLPEVDVSLPEVKMVTKETEIKIEAPESEAEVKGSSTKFKLPTMKLPKFGLESPHVNVEVPDVKKEVEIGVVDVPDSKLSMSVEGPVVDIEVTSIDVDVKSKGVELEGQGNKFKMPKFGISLPKVKGPEMDFSLSKTDKDVTLPEAKAEIQLPDVEVKGSPTKFKLPTVKLPKFGLDAPHVNVKVPDVKKEEEIVVVDVPESKLSMSVEGPVVDIEVPSIDVDVKSKGVELEGQGSKFKMPKFGISLPKVKGPEMDFSLSKTDKDVTLPEAKAEIQLPDVEVKGSPTKFKLPTVKLPKFGLDAPHVNVEVPDVKKDIEIGVVDVPDSKLSMSVEGPGVDIKVPSIDVDVKSKGVELEGQGNKFKMPKFGISLPKVKSPEMDFSLSKTDKDMTLPEAKAEIQLPDVEVIGSPTKFKLPTVKLPKFGLDAPHVNVEVPDVKKEVEIGVVDVPDSKLSMSVERPVVDIEVPSIDVDVKSKGVELEGQGNKFKMPKFGISLPKVKGPEMDFSLSRTDKDVTLPEAKAEIQLPDVEVKDISGDATVPEVAAPDVDVKVNRRKFSFPKFGFSKPDMKAPEVDVSLPEVDVSLPEVKMVTKETEIKIEAPESEAEVKGSSTKFKLPTMKLPKFGLESPHVNVEVPIVKKEVEIGVVDVPDAKLSISVKGPGVDIETPSIDVDVNSKGVELEGPGNKFKMPKFGISLPKVKGPEMDFSLSKTDMDVTLPEANAEIQLPDVEVKGSPTKFKLPTVKLPTFGLDDPHVTVAVPDVKKEEEIVVVDVPDSKLSMSVERPVVDIEVPSIDVDVKSKGFELEGQGNKFKMPKFGISLPKVKGPEMDFSLSKTVKDVTLPEAKAEIQLPDVEVKDLAGDATVPEVAAPDVDVKVNKRKFSFNKFGFSKPDIKGPEVDVSLPEVDISSPEVKMVAKETEIKNEAPESEAKVKGSPTKFKLPTMKLPKFGLESPHVNVEVPIVKKEVEIGVVDVPDAKLSISVKGPGVDIETPSIDVDVNSKGVELEGPGNKFKMPKFGISLPKVKGPEMDFSLSKTDMDVTLPEANAEIQLPDVEVKGSPTKFKLPTVKLPTFGLDDPHVTVAVPDVKKEVEIDVVDVPEAKLSMPVKGPGVDIEAPSMDVDVKSKGVELDGQGSKFKLPKFGISLPKVKGPEIDVNLSKTGIDVELPEAKAEVQLPDFKVKDISGDATVLEVAAPDVDVKVNRRMFSFPKFGFSKPDIKGPKVDVTLPEVDISLPEVKMEVTEPELKIKAPEGEIEVTSSPTKFKLPTMKLPKFGLESPHVTVEVPDVKKEVEIDVVDVPEAKLSISVKGPGVDIEAQSIDVDVKSKGVELDGQGSKFKMPKFGISLPKVKGPEIDLGLSETGSAVELPEAKAEVQLPDFEVKDISGDATVLEVAAPDVDVKVNKRKFSFPKFGFSKPDIKGPEVDVTLPEVDISLPEVKMEVTETELKIKAPEGEIEVKSSPTKFKLPTIKLPKFGLESPHVTVAVPDVKKEVEIGVVDVPEAKLSMSVEGRGVDIEAQSIDVDVKSKGVELDGQGSKFKMPKFGISLPKVKGPEIDLGLSETGSAVELPEAKAEVQLPDFEVKDISGDATVLEVAAPDVDVKVNKRKFSFPKFGFSKPDIKGPEVDVTLPEVDISLPEVKMEVTEPELKIKAPEGEIEVKSSPTKFKLPTMKLPKFGLESPHVTVAVPDVKKEVEIGVVDVPEAKLSMSVEGRGVDIEAPSLDVDVKSKGVELDGQGSKFKMPKFGISLPKVKGPEIDVNLSKTGSAVDLPEAKAEVQLPDFEVKDISGDATVPEVAAPDVDVKVNRRKFSFPKFGFSKPDIKGPEVDVSLPEVDISLPEVKMEAKEPEPKIKAPEGEIEVISSPTKFKLPTMKLPKFGLESPHVTVAVPDVKKEVEIGVVDVPEAKLSMSVKGPGVDIEAPSIDVDVKSKGVELDGQGSKFKMPKFGISLPKVKGPEIDLGLSKTGSAVDLPEAKAEVQLPDFKVKDISGDAAVPEVAAPDVDVKVNRRKFSFPKFGFSKPDIKGPEVDVTLPEVDISLPEVKMEVTEPELKIKAPEGEIEVTSSPTKFKLPTMKLPKFGLESPHVTVAVPDVKKEVEIDVVDVPEAKLSMSVKGPGVDIEAPSIDVDVKSKGVELDGQGSKFKMPKFGISLPKVKGPEIDLGLSETGSAVELPEAKAEVQLPDFEVKDISGDATVLEVSATDVDVKVNRRKFSFPKFGFSKPDIKGPEVDVTLPEVDISLPEVKMEVTEPELKIKAPEGEIEVKSSPTKFKLPTMKLPKFGLESPHVTVAVPDVKKEVEIGVVDVPEAKLSMSVEGRGVDIEAPSIDVKSKEVELDGQGSKFKMPKFGISLPKVKGPEIDVNLSKTGSSVELPEAKAEVQLPDFEVKDISGDATVPEVAAPDVDVKVNRRKFSFPKFGFSKPDIKGPEVDVSLPEVDISLPEVKMEAKEPEPKIKAPEGEIEVISSPTKFKLPTMKLPKFGLESPHVTMEVPDVKKEVEIGVVDVPEAKLLMSVEGRGVDIETPSIDVKSKGVELDGQGSKFKMPKFGISLPKVKGPEIDVNLSKTGIDVELPEAKAEVQLPDFKVKDISGDATVLEVAAPDVDVKVNRRMFSFPKFGFSKPDIKGPKVDVTLPEVDISLPEVKMEVTEPELKIKAPEGEIEVTSSPTKFKLPTMKLPKFGLESPHVTVEVPDVKKEVEIDVVDVPEAKLSMSVKGPGVDIEAQSIDVDVKSKGVELDGQGSKFKMPKFGISLPKVKGPEIDLGLSETGSAVELPEAKAEVQLPDFEVKDISGDATVLEVAAPDVDVKVNKRKFSFPKFGFSKPDIKGPEVDVTLPEVDISLPEVKMEVTEPELKIKAPEGEIEVKSSPTKFKLPTMKLPKFGLESPHVTVAVPDVKKEVEIGVVDVPEAKLSMSVEGRGVDIEAPSIDVKSKGVELDGQGSKFKMPKFGISLPKVKGPEIDVNLSKTGSAVDLPEAKAEVQLPDFEVKEISGDAAVPVVVAPDIDVKVNRRMFSFPKFGFSKPDIKAPEVDVSLPEVDVSLTEAKMEATEPVLKVKAPESEAEVKGSPTKFKLPTMKLPKFGLQSPHVTVEVPDVKKEVEIGVVDVPEAKLSMSVEGPGVDIEAPSIDVDVKSKKFGISLPKVKGPEIDVTVSKTNIDVTLPEAKAEVQLPDVEVKDPFGGVAVPDVAAQDVNVIKRRISFPKFGFSKPDVKQTEVLVSLPESNISMAEQMVDIKEPEGEGKGQESHPEVKDVGSPTRFKMPTIKFTKFGSNVSNVTAETHNLETDMKAESPQSNRDLPEQEAQTDERMKTEAMQETDSHASPSKFKLPAFNMQWFSVSKSKPEDSHADSGDSEKKTKNQETEKGEKKSPSLTMSSFGDILKAIDVEFDVPTIEEVEEKLTPSMEGSPVRSKTTPNAGPTPEKSAWFKFPNFGRLSPSESPKVLEKESKDHMNIAAGDSVEDDVSLTLSLRSSDAFADISSTVTSEQVAISSASPTKVMVKYTDPNATVRETMGDVITSTARTELISLEPHLPEKITIPTLSSTSSSSVDTLKLESGEIHVITSNTQATPEAKQVTVFTDVQMRSATKDASGLWSGESSAVQRHVVREASGHGIETVVLTERVTHVGVHPGEAISDETASSIRRLKDTVHSEKMKFFDGTEK is encoded by the coding sequence ATGAAAGCCCCTGAAGTGGATGTCAGTCTTCCAGAGGTGGACGTTTCTTTACCGGAGGTTAAGATGGTAACCAAAGAGACAGAAATCAAAATTGAAGCACCCGAAAGTGAAGCTGAAGTCAAAGGTTCCTCAACAAAATTCAAATTGCCAACAATGAAGCTCCCTAAATTTGGTCTGGAATCTCCACATGTCAATGTAGAAGTCCCCGATGTAAAGAAGGAAGTGGAAATTGGTGTTGTTGATGTTCCGGATTCAAAGCTATCAATGTCAGTGGAAGGACCTGTTGTTGATATAGAAGTTACATCTATAGATGTTGATGTGAAGAGCAAAGGCGTTGAACTTGagggacaaggaaacaagtttaAGATGCCAAAGTTTGGAATCTCACTGCCAAAAGTCAAAGGTCCTGAAATGGACTTCAGTTTGTCAAAAACAGACAAGGACGTGACTTTACCAGAAGCCAAAGCAGAGATCCAACTACCTGATGTTGAAGTCAAAGGTTCCCCAACAAAATTCAAACTGCCAACAGTGAAACTCCCTAAATTTGGACTGGATGCTCCACATGTCAATGTAAAAGTCCCCGATGTGAAGAAGGAAGAAGAAATTGTTGTGGTCGATGTTCCAGAGTCAAAGCTATCAATGTCAGTGGAAGGACCTGTTGTTGATATAGAAGTTCCATCTATAGATGTTGATGTGAAGAGCAAAGGCGTTGAACTTGAGGGACAGGGAAGCAAGTTTAAGATGCCAAAGTTTGGAATCTCACTGCCAAAAGTCAAAGGTCCTGAAATGGACTTCAGTTTGTCAAAAACAGACAAGGACGTGACTTTACCAGAAGCCAAAGCAGAGATCCAACTACCTGATGTTGAAGTCAAAGGTTCCCCAACTAAATTCAAACTACCAACAGTGAAACTCCCTAAATTTGGACTGGATGCTCCACATGTCAATGTAGAAGTCCCCGATGTAAAGAAGGACATAGAAATTGGTGTGGTTGATGTTCCAGATTCAAAGCTATCAATGTCAGTGGAGGGACCTGGTGTGGATATAAAAGTTCCATCTATAGATGTTGATGTTAAGAGCAAAGGCGTTGAACTTGagggacaaggaaacaagtttaAGATGCCAAAGTTTGGAATCTCACTGCCAAAAGTCAAAAGTCCTGAAATGGACTTCAGTTTGTCAAAAACAGACAAGGACATGACATTACCAGAAGCCAAAGCAGAGATCCAACTACCTGATGTTGAAGTCATAGGTTCCCCAACTAAATTCAAACTACCAACAGTGAAACTCCCTAAATTTGGACTGGATGCTCCACATGTCAATGTGGAAGTCCCCGATGTAAAGAAGGAAGTAGAAATTGGCGTGGTCGATGTTCCGGATTCAAAGCTATCAATGTCAGTGGAAAGACCTGTTGTTGATATAGAAGTTCCATCTATAGATGTTGATGTGAAAAGCAAAGGCGTTGAACTTGagggacaaggaaacaagtttaAGATGCCAAAGTTTGGAATCTCACTGCCAAAAGTCAAAGGTCCTGAAATGGATTTCAGTTTGTCAAGAACAGATAAGGACGTGACTTTACCAGAAGCCAAAGCAGAGATCCAACTACCTGATGTTGAAGTCAAAGATATTTCAGGAGATGCCACAGTACCAGAAGTAGCAGCACCAGACGTTGATGTGAAAGTTAATAGAAGGAAGTTTTCATTCCCTAAATTTGGATTTTCAAAGCCAGACATGAAAGCCCCTGAAGTGGATGTCAGTCTTCCAGAGGTGGACGTTTCTTTACCGGAGGTTAAGATGGTAACCAAAGAGACAGAAATCAAAATTGAAGCACCCGAAAGTGAAGCTGAAGTCAAAGGTTCCTCAACAAAATTCAAATTGCCAACAATGAAGCTCCCTAAATTTGGTCTGGAATCTCCACATGTCAATGTAGAAGTCCCCATTGTAAAGAAGGAAGTGGAAATTGGTGTTGTTGATGTTCCAGATGCAAAGCTATCCATTTCAGTGAAGGGACCTGGAGTGGATATAGAAACTCCATCTATAGATGTTGATGTGAATAGCAAAGGGGTTGAACTTGAGGGACCAGGAAACAAGTTTAAGATGCCAAAGTTTGGAATCTCACTGCCAAAAGTCAAAGGTCCTGAAATGGACTTCAGTTTGTCAAAAACAGACATGGACGTGACATTACCAGAAGCCAACGCAGAGATCCAACTACCTGATGTTGAAGTCAAAGGTTCCCCAACAAAATTTAAACTACCAACAGTGAAACTCCCTACATTTGGACTGGATGATCCACATGTTACTGTGGCAGTACCTGATGTGAAGAAGGAAGAAGAAATTGTTGTGGTCGATGTTCCAGATTCAAAGCTATCAATGTCAGTGGAGAGACCTGTTGTTGATATAGAAGTTCCATCTATAGATGTTGATGTGAAGAGCAAAGGATTTGAACTTGagggacaaggaaacaagtttaAGATGCCAAAGTTTGGAATCTCACTGCCAAAAGTCAAAGGTCCTGAAATGGACTTCAGTTTGTCAAAAACAGTTAAGGACGTGACTTTACCAGAAGCCAAAGCAGAGATCCAACTACCTGATGTTGAAGTGAAAGATCTTGCAGGAGATGCCACAGTACCAGAAGTAGCAGCACCAGACGTTGATGTGAAAGTAAACAAAAGGAAGTTTTCATTCAATAAGTTTGGATTTTCAAAGCCAGACATTAAAGGCCCTGAAGTTGATGTCAGTCTTCCAGAGGTGGACATTTCTTCACCGGAGGTTAAGATGGTAGCCAAAGAGACAGAAATCAAAAATGAAGCACCCGAAAGTGAAGCTAAAGTCAAAGGTTCCCCAACAAAATTCAAATTGCCAACAATGAAGCTCCCTAAATTTGGTCTGGAATCTCCACATGTCAATGTAGAAGTCCCCATTGTAAAGAAGGAAGTGGAAATTGGTGTTGTTGATGTTCCAGATGCAAAGCTATCCATTTCAGTGAAGGGACCTGGAGTGGATATAGAAACTCCATCTATAGATGTTGATGTGAATAGCAAAGGGGTTGAACTTGAGGGACCAGGAAACAAGTTTAAGATGCCAAAGTTTGGAATCTCACTGCCAAAAGTCAAAGGTCCTGAAATGGACTTCAGTTTGTCAAAAACAGACATGGATGTGACATTACCAGAAGCCAACGCAGAGATCCAACTACCTGATGTTGAAGTCAAAGGTTCCCCAACAAAATTTAAACTACCAACAGTGAAACTCCCTACATTTGGACTGGATGATCCACATGTTACTGTGGCAGTACCTGATGTAAAAAAGGAAGTAGAAATTGACGTTGTTGACGTTCCAGAAGCAAAGCTATCAATGCCAGTGAAGGGACCTGGAGTTGATATAGAAGCTCCATCTATGGATGTTGATGTGAAGAGCAAGGGAGTTGAACTTGATGGACAAGGGAGCAAGTTTAAGCTGCCAAAGTTCGGAATCTCACTGCCAAAAGTCAAAGGTCCTGAAATTGACGTAAATCTGTCAAAAACAGGCATTGATGTTGAATTACCAGAAGCCAAGGCAGAGGTCCAACTACCTGATTTTAAAGTCAAAGATATTTCAGGAGATGCCACAGTACTGGAAGTAGCAGCTCCAGACGTTGATGTGAAAGTTAATAGAAGGATGTTTTCATTCCCTAAGTTTGGATTTTCAAAGCCAGACATTAAAGGCCCTAAAGTTGATGTCACTCTTCCAGAGGTGGACATTTCTCTACCAGAGGTTAAGATGGAAGTCACAGAGCCAGAACTCAAAATTAAAGCACCAGAAGGTGAAATTGAAGtgacaagttccccaacaaaaTTCAAACTACCAACAATGAAGCTCCCTAAATTTGGTCTGGAATCTCCACATGTCACTGTGGAAGTACCCGATGTAAAGAAGGAAGTAGAAATTGACGTTGTTGACGTTCCAGAAGCCAAGCTATCAATATCAGTGAAGGGACCTGGAGTTGATATAGAAGCTCAATCTATAGATGTTGATGTGAAGAGCAAGGGAGTTGAACTTGATGGACAAGGGAGCAAGTTTAAGATGCCAAAGTTCGGAATCTCACTGCCAAAAGTCAAAGGTCCTGAAATTGACTTAGGTTTGTCAGAAACAGGCTCTGCGGTTGAATTACCAGAAGCCAAGGCAGAGGTCCAACTACCTGATTTTGAAGTCAAAGATATTTCAGGAGATGCCACAGTACTGGAAGTAGCAGCTCCAGATGTTGATGTGAAAGTTAACAAAAGGAAGTTTTCTTTCCCTAAATTTGGATTTTCAAAGCCAGACATTAAAGGCCCTGAAGTTGATGTCACTCTTCCAGAGGTGGACATTTCTCTACCAGAGGTTAAGATGGAAGTCACAGAGACAGAACTCAAAATTAAAGCACCAGAAGGTGAAATTGAAGTGAAAAGTTCCCCAACAAAATTCAAACTACCAACAATAAAGCTCCCTAAATTTGGTCTTGAATCTCCACATGTCACTGTGGCAGTACCTGATGTAAAGAAGGAAGTAGAAATTGGTGTGGTTGACGTTCCAGAAGCAAAGCTATCAATGTCAGTGGAGGGACGTGGAGTTGATATAGAAGCTCAATCTATAGATGTTGATGTGAAGAGCAAGGGAGTTGAACTTGATGGACAAGGGAGCAAGTTTAAGATGCCAAAGTTCGGAATCTCACTGCCAAAAGTCAAAGGTCCTGAAATTGACTTAGGTTTGTCAGAAACAGGCTCTGCGGTTGAATTACCAGAAGCCAAGGCAGAGGTCCAACTACCTGATTTTGAAGTCAAAGATATTTCAGGAGATGCCACAGTACTGGAAGTAGCAGCTCCAGATGTTGATGTGAAAGTTAACAAAAGGAAGTTTTCCTTCCCTAAATTTGGATTTTCAAAGCCAGACATTAAAGGCCCTGAAGTTGATGTCACTCTTCCAGAGGTGGACATTTCTCTACCAGAGGTTAAGATGGAAGTCACAGAGCCAGAACTCAAAATTAAAGCACCAGAAGGTGAAATTGAAGTGAAAAGTTCCCCAACAAAATTCAAACTACCAACAATGAAGCTCCCTAAATTTGGTCTTGAATCTCCACATGTCACTGTGGCAGTACCTGATGTAAAGAAGGAAGTAGAAATTGGTGTGGTTGACGTTCCAGAAGCAAAGCTATCAATGTCAGTGGAGGGACGTGGAGTTGATATAGAAGCTCCATCTTTAGATGTTGATGTGAAGAGCAAGGGAGTTGAACTTGATGGACAAGGGAGCAAGTTTAAGATGCCAAAGTTTGGAATCTCACTGCCAAAAGTCAAAGGTCCTGAAATTGACGTAAATCTGTCAAAAACAGGCTCTGCAGTTGATTTACCAGAAGCCAAGGCAGAGGTCCAACTACCTGATTTTGAAGTCAAAGATATTTCAGGAGATGCCACAGTACCGGAAGTAGCAGCTCCAGACGTTGATGTGAAAGTTAACAGAAGGAAGTTTTCATTCCCTAAATTTGGATTTTCAAAGCCAGACATTAAAGGCCCTGAAGTTGATGTCAGTCTTCCAGAGGTAGACATTTCTCTACCAGAGGTAAAGATGGAAGCCAAAGAGCCAGAACCCAAAATTAAAGCACCAGAAGGTGAAATTGAAGTGATAAGTTCCCCAACAAAATTCAAACTACCAACAATGAAGCTCCCTAAATTTGGTCTGGAATCTCCACATGTTACTGTGGCAGTACCTGATGTAAAGAAGGAAGTAGAAATTGGTGTGGTTGACGTTCCAGAAGCAAAGCTATCAATGTCAGTGAAGGGACCTGGAGTTGATATAGAAGCTCCATCTATAGATGTTGATGTGAAGAGCAAGGGAGTTGAACTTGATGGACAAGGGAGCAAGTTTAAGATGCCAAAGTTTGGAATCTCACTGCCAAAAGTCAAAGGTCCTGAAATTGACTTAGGTTTGTCAAAAACAGGCTCTGCAGTTGATTTACCAGAAGCCAAGGCAGAGGTCCAACTACCTGATTTTAAAGTCAAAGATATTTCAGGAGATGCCGCAGTACCAGAAGTAGCAGCTCCAGACGTTGATGTGAAAGTTAACAGAAGGAAGTTTTCATTCCCTAAATTTGGATTTTCAAAGCCAGACATTAAAGGCCCTGAAGTTGATGTCACTCTTCCAGAGGTGGACATTTCTCTACCAGAGGTTAAGATGGAAGTCACAGAGCCAGAACTCAAAATTAAAGCACCAGAAGGTGAAATTGAAGtgacaagttccccaacaaaaTTCAAACTACCAACAATGAAGCTCCCTAAATTTGGTCTTGAATCTCCACATGTCACTGTGGCAGTACCTGATGTAAAGAAGGAAGTAGAAATTGACGTTGTTGACGTTCCAGAAGCCAAGCTATCAATGTCAGTGAAGGGACCTGGAGTTGATATAGAAGCTCCATCTATAGATGTTGATGTGAAGAGCAAGGGAGTTGAACTTGATGGACAAGGGAGCAAGTTTAAAATGCCAAAGTTCGGAATCTCACTGCCAAAAGTCAAAGGTCCTGAAATTGACTTAGGTTTGTCAGAAACAGGCTCTGCGGTTGAATTACCAGAAGCCAAGGCAGAGGTCCAACTACCTGATTTTGAAGTCAAAGATATTTCAGGAGATGCCACAGTACTGGAAGTATCAGCTACAGATGTTGATGTGAAAGTTAACAGAAGGAAGTTTTCCTTCCCTAAATTTGGATTTTCAAAGCCAGACATTAAAGGCCCTGAAGTTGATGTCACTCTTCCAGAGGTGGACATTTCTCTACCAGAGGTTAAGATGGAAGTCACAGAGCCAGAACTCAAAATTAAAGCACCAGAAGGTGAAATTGAAGTGAAAAGTTCCCCAACAAAATTTAAACTACCAACAATGAAGCTCCCTAAATTTGGTCTTGAATCTCCACATGTCACTGTGGCAGTACCTGATGTAAAGAAGGAAGTAGAAATTGGTGTGGTTGACGTTCCAGAAGCAAAGCTATCAATGTCAGTGGAGGGACGTGGAGTTGATATAGAAGCTCCATCTATAGATGTGAAGAGCAAGGAAGTTGAACTTGATGGACAAGGGAGCAAGTTTAAGATGCCAAAGTTTGGAATCTCACTGCCAAAAGTCAAAGGTCCTGAAATTGACGTAAATCTGTCAAAAACAGGCTCTTCAGTTGAATTACCAGAAGCCAAGGCAGAGGTCCAACTACCTGATTTTGAAGTCAAAGATATTTCAGGAGATGCCACAGTACCGGAAGTAGCAGCTCCAGACGTTGATGTGAAAGTTAACAGAAGGAAGTTTTCATTCCCTAAATTTGGATTTTCAAAGCCAGACATTAAAGGCCCTGAAGTTGATGTCAGTCTTCCAGAGGTAGACATTTCTCTACCAGAGGTAAAGATGGAAGCCAAAGAGCCAGAACCCAAAATTAAAGCACCAGAAGGTGAAATTGAAGTGATAAGTTCCCCAACAAAATTCAAACTACCAACAATGAAGCTCCCTAAATTTGGTCTGGAATCTCCACATGTCACTATGGAAGTACCCGATGTAAAGAAGGAAGTAGAAATTGGTGTGGTTGACGTTCCAGAAGCAAAGCTATTAATGTCAGTGGAGGGACGTGGAGTTGATATAGAAACTCCATCTATAGATGTGAAGAGCAAGGGAGTTGAACTTGATGGACAAGGGAGCAAGTTTAAGATGCCAAAGTTCGGAATCTCACTGCCAAAAGTCAAAGGTCCTGAAATTGACGTAAATCTGTCAAAAACAGGCATTGATGTTGAATTACCAGAAGCCAAGGCAGAGGTCCAACTACCTGATTTTAAAGTCAAAGATATTTCAGGAGATGCCACAGTACTGGAAGTAGCAGCTCCAGACGTTGATGTGAAAGTTAATAGAAGGATGTTTTCATTCCCTAAGTTTGGATTTTCAAAGCCAGACATTAAAGGCCCTAAAGTTGATGTCACTCTTCCAGAGGTGGACATTTCTCTACCAGAGGTTAAGATGGAAGTCACAGAGCCAGAACTCAAAATTAAAGCACCAGAAGGTGAAATTGAAGtgacaagttccccaacaaaaTTCAAACTACCAACAATGAAGCTCCCTAAATTTGGTCTGGAATCTCCACATGTCACTGTGGAAGTACCCGATGTAAAGAAGGAAGTAGAAATTGACGTTGTTGACGTTCCAGAAGCCAAGCTATCAATGTCAGTGAAGGGACCTGGAGTTGATATAGAAGCTCAATCTATAGATGTTGATGTGAAGAGCAAGGGAGTTGAACTTGATGGACAAGGGAGCAAGTTTAAGATGCCAAAGTTCGGAATCTCACTGCCAAAAGTCAAAGGTCCTGAAATTGACTTAGGTTTGTCAGAAACAGGCTCTGCGGTTGAATTACCAGAAGCCAAGGCAGAGGTCCAACTACCTGATTTTGAAGTCAAAGATATTTCAGGAGATGCCACAGTACTGGAAGTAGCAGCTCCAGATGTTGATGTGAAAGTTAACAAAAGGAAGTTTTCCTTCCCTAAATTTGGATTTTCAAAGCCAGACATTAAAGGCCCTGAAGTTGATGTCACTCTTCCAGAGGTGGACATTTCTCTACCAGAGGTTAAGATGGAAGTCACAGAGCCAGAACTCAAAATTAAAGCACCAGAAGGTGAAATTGAAGTGAAAAGTTCCCCAACAAAATTCAAACTACCAACAATGAAGCTCCCTAAATTTGGTCTTGAATCTCCACATGTCACTGTGGCAGTACCTGATGTAAAGAAGGAAGTAGAAATTGGTGTGGTTGACGTTCCAGAAGCAAAGCTATCAATGTCAGTGGAGGGACGTGGAGTTGATATAGAAGCTCCATCTATAGATGTGAAGAGCAAGGGAGTTGAACTTGATGGACAAGGGAGCAAGTTTAAGATGCCAAAGTTTGGAATCTCACTGCCAAAAGTCAAAGGTCCTGAAATTGACGTAAATCTGTCAAAAACAGGCTCTGCAGTTGATTTACCAGAAGCCAAGGCAGAGGTCCAACTACCTGATTTTGAAGTCAAAGAAATTTCAGGAGATGCAGCAGTACCGGTAGTAGTAGCTCCAGATATTGATGTGAAAGTTAATAGAAGGATGTTTTCATTCCCTAAGTTTGGATTTTCAAAGCCAGACATTAAAGCACCTGAAGTGGATGTCAGTCTTCCAGAAGTGGACGTTTCTCTAACAGAGGCTAAGATGGAAGCCACAGAACCAGTTCTCAAAGTTAAAGCACCAGAAAGTGAAGCTGAAGTCAAAGGTTCTCCAACAAAATTCAAACTACCAACAATGAAGCTCCCTAAATTTGGGCTTCAGTCTCCACATGTCACTGTGGAAGTACCTGATGTAAAGAAGGAAGTAGAAATCGGTGTGGTTGATGTTCCAGAAGCCAAGCTATCAATGTCAGTGGAGGGACCTGGAGTGGATATAGAAGCTCCATCTATAGATGTTGATGTGAAGAGCAAAAAGTTTGGAATCTCCCTGCCGAAAGTAAAAGGTCCTGAGATTGATGTAACTGTCTCAAAAACAAACATTGATGTGACATTACCAGAAGCCAAAGCAGAGGTCCAACTACCTGATGTTGAAGTCAAAGATCCTTTTGGAGGTGTTGCAGTACCAGATGTAGCAGCTCAAGATGTTAATGTTATCAAGCGTAGGATTTCATTCCCTaaatttggattttcaaaaccagaCGTCAAACAGACTGAAGTTCTTGTCAGTCTTCCAGAAAGTAACATATCCATGGCAGAACAAATGGTGGACATCAAAGAACCAGAGGGGGAAGGTAAAGGGCAAGAGAGTCACCCTGAAGTGAAAGATGTCGGCTCCCCTACAAGGTTCAAGATGCCAACTATTAAATTCACTAAATTTGGTTCAAATGTCTCAAATGtcactgcagaaacacacaattTGGAGACAGATATGAAAGCAGAGAGTCCGCAGAGTAACAGGGATCTCCCTGAGCAGGAGGCACAGACAGATGAGAGGATGAAGACAGAAGCTATGCAGGAGACTGACAGTCATGCCTCTCCAAGCAAGTTTAAACTCCCAGCCTTCAATATGCAATGGTTCAGTGTTTCTAAATCCAAACCCGAAGACAGCCATGCAGACAGTGGTGACTCGGAAAAGAAAACTAAAAATCAAGAAActgaaaaaggagagaaaaaatccCCTTCGTTAACTATGTCATCCTTCGGAGACATACTGAAGGCCATTGATGTTGAATTTGACGTTCCTACTatagaggaagtggaggaaaaGCTGACACCTTCCATGGAAGGATCACCTGTCAGAAGTAAAACCACACCAAATGCTGGCCCAACACCTGAGAAAAGTGCTTGGTTTAAATTCCCAAACTTTGGACGGCTTTCTCCTTCAGAATCCCCTAAAGTCCTAGAAAAAGAGTCCAAGGACCATATGAACATTGCTGCTGGTGACTCTGTGGAAGATGACGTCAGCTTAACCCTCTCCCTGAGGTCATCAGATGCCTTCGCTGATATCAGCTCGACAGTAACAAGTGAACAAGTAGCCATATCCTCTGCTTCTCCAACCAAGGTAATGGTTAAGTACACTGACCCTAATGCCACTGTGAGAGAGACGATGGGCGACGTCATCACTTCCACTGCAAGGACCGAACTGATCTCACTTGAACCACACTTGCCAGAGAAAATCACCATTCCAACGTTGTCTAGCACATCATCTTCCTCCGTAGACACACTTAAACTTGAGAGTGGTGAGATACATGTAATCACGTCAAACACACAAGCCACACCGGAGGCAAAGCAGGTCACAGTGTTCACTGATGTCCAGATGCGCTCAGCTACCAAAGATGCTTCCGGTCTGTGGAGTGGTGAGAGCTCAGCTGTTCAGAGGCATGTTGTGAGGGAGGCGTCAGGACATGGCATAGAAACGGTCGTACTAACTGAAAGAGTCACACATGTAGGAGTCCATCCTGGTGAGGCTATATCAGATGAAACAGCCTCCTCCATCAGACGGTTAAAGGACACTGTGCACTCGGAGAAAATGAAGTTCTTTGATGGAACTGAAAAATAA